From the genome of Halomonas sp. I5-271120, one region includes:
- a CDS encoding RNA pyrophosphohydrolase yields the protein MIDADGFRPNVGIIIANHEGQLLWARRVGQNAWQFPQGGIQANETPQQALYRELEEEIGLTEADVELLACTRGWLRYRLPRRMIRTHSRPVCIGQKQKWFLLRIRCTDSRVCMDTTPKPEFDGWRWVSYWYPLGQVVPFKREVYRRALRELAPRAQRLALGGD from the coding sequence GTGATCGACGCTGACGGCTTTCGCCCCAATGTTGGCATTATCATTGCCAACCACGAGGGCCAGCTGCTTTGGGCGCGTCGGGTAGGACAGAATGCGTGGCAGTTTCCCCAGGGAGGCATCCAGGCCAACGAGACACCGCAACAGGCCCTGTACCGGGAGCTGGAAGAAGAGATCGGCCTCACCGAAGCCGATGTCGAACTGCTCGCCTGTACCCGAGGGTGGCTGCGCTACCGTCTGCCACGACGCATGATACGAACCCATTCACGGCCGGTATGCATCGGCCAGAAACAGAAGTGGTTTTTGCTGAGGATCCGCTGTACCGACAGTCGGGTCTGCATGGATACCACCCCCAAGCCTGAGTTCGATGGTTGGCGATGGGTGAGCTACTGGTATCCCCTGGGGCAAGTGGTGCCCTTCAAGCGAGAGGTCTATCGCCGCGCCCTGCGCGAGTTGGCCCCCCGCGCACAGCGACTGGCTCTGGGGGGCGACTGA
- a CDS encoding HAD family phosphatase, with translation MSLAIFDLDNTLIGIDSDHAWGEFLLEQGAVDPIAYREANERFMRDYENGTLDMHAFLEVALKPLAENTPEQLAAWHQQFMASKIEPAILTRGEELVARHRTRGDTLLIITATNRFITGPIAERLGIDNLIAVEPEIHDGRYTGRVTGTPSYREGKVVRLEQWLEGRGVTMDGAWFYSDSHNDLPLLEQVDHPVAVDPDPKLRQHALDQGWRLISLR, from the coding sequence TTGAGCCTGGCCATCTTCGATCTCGACAACACCCTGATCGGCATCGACAGCGATCATGCCTGGGGAGAGTTCCTGCTCGAACAGGGCGCAGTCGACCCGATTGCCTACCGGGAGGCCAACGAACGTTTCATGCGCGACTACGAGAACGGCACGCTCGACATGCATGCCTTCCTTGAAGTCGCCCTCAAGCCGTTGGCCGAGAACACCCCCGAGCAACTGGCCGCCTGGCACCAGCAGTTCATGGCCAGCAAAATCGAGCCAGCCATACTGACGCGTGGCGAAGAACTAGTGGCACGCCACCGTACGCGGGGTGACACCCTGCTGATCATTACGGCAACCAATCGCTTCATCACCGGCCCCATCGCCGAGCGACTGGGTATCGATAACCTGATTGCCGTCGAGCCAGAAATTCACGACGGGCGCTACACCGGCCGTGTAACCGGCACGCCAAGCTATCGAGAAGGTAAGGTCGTGCGCCTTGAGCAGTGGCTCGAGGGGCGCGGCGTGACCATGGACGGCGCCTGGTTCTATAGCGACTCTCATAACGATCTGCCGCTGCTGGAACAGGTCGACCATCCGGTTGCCGTCGACCCCGACCCCAAGCTGCGCCAGCACGCCCTGGATCAGGGCTGGCGCCTCATCAGCCTGCGCTGA